GTCAACAAATTCTCTTCCATATCTTTTACATAAAACCCCCTGTCCCCACCAGCAAGAGTCGGGCAGAAGCAGGTAGGGGAGGAAACCCCCACCACACCACACGTCTCAGGAGCCTGGTAGGACTTGCCCAGGCCTCGAGAGGCAGAACAAGGGCAGGACAGCCCCTCTGTGGGACCCACAGGCTCCTAGTCCTCTGACACGGCAAGTCCATCCAAGGGCGTCCTGACTCCTCCCCCCCGCGTCATCTGGTTGGCCCTAGCGACGACCTGTCCCGCTAGCAGTGATGTCACTATTTTGGTCAGGATCATTCCTGAGCCATGAAACAGTTAAGAAATATCCTGCCCCACTGGCTGCCGTGCTCATAAAGGGAGATCCACGTGTACTTCCGTGTGGCTCCAAACAGACGGGCAGCTCACTCATTTGTTCACACCCAGCTGGGAGAGAAGGAGGCAGCCAGCAGGACTGCCACCTTCCTGTGCACATCAGCCCCGGGAGAGCGGCTGGGCCCTCCTGCTCCTGCCTCCTGGGCAATGCTCCTGGGGAGGCCCTGGGGAAGATGCCACCCCGGGCGCTGCGCACTCTTCCTCGGCCTGGCCCTCCTGCTGGACACACTGGGCCTGGCCCTGCTGCTCGTGGGCATCTTCGCCCCCCTCGATTACTGGGACTTCCTGGTCTACACAGGGTCCGTGATCCTGGCTTTCAGCCTGCTGTTGTGGGTCATCTGGTATTCCCTCAACATCGAGGTGTCTCTTGAGAAACTGGACTTGTAGCCTGGTcatgggcagaggaggagggacgCAGGCTTCCTGGGCAGTTGGAGGAGAAGGAGCATGCGGCCGCTCCCACCCAAAATGCCCCACCAGGGACCAGGTGAGTGCACGTGAAACCTGCCTGGAGGCACGGCCCGGGAGGCTGGAACTCAGTGACGCTAAATGGGCCAGCAGCCTAAAGACTGCGCCCCAGCTGGGGGTCCTGAGAACCTGGGCTCCAGCTGGCCAGGAGAACGTGGGGCACATGTTTCTCCCCTGGGGACCCTTTTCCTTAAGGCAACTGGAAAGAGGGTCTCCACAGATCCTCTCACTTTTCTATCCACTACCAAGGGTCCTGCCGTGCAGAACAGGAAGTTATTCCCTTCAGGTTAAAACCTGGAGAAAAGAGCCCATCTGATTTTCTGCTGGGGAGAATCCTTGCTGAGGAGGAAAGACTTTAGCACTAGGAGAGGATGGAAAGTTCCCCAATGACTGCTTACACCCTTGCCTGCGAGCTGGCTGCTGCAGGAGGAAACAGAGCAGAACCACCCAGGATGGCCTTTCTCATTTGCTTCCTCCCTGCACCTGCCCAGGTGGGACAtactggggggaggtggggggtggttcAGGACCTGCCTCCACCTCCACTCTCGgcgcccctgccccaccctcctcacGCACCCTCCCATGCAGCAGCAGCGCCCCAGGCTGGCCTGGGGGACCCAGAAGTCAAGAGACCACAGCTGACCATTTCATCCCGGCTGGGCCAATACGCAGCTGACTGCATGTAGCCAAGAAGGCAGATAATTGGAAGATATTCACATGGACATGGAACACAAAAGACAGAGTGGGTCTGGCCCTCACAGCCCTGAATGAGAGACGGGCAGCTCTCCCCAGGGGACTGAAACCAGAGTCCTGGTTGGTTTGGTCGTCACCCCCCTACCCGGTGGGCAGGGACCTGCTCTTTGGCACAGCCAGGCACTCCGTTTTGAGGGTGAAAAGCAAAGGTCAATGCTGAGTtgaaaggaggaaataataatCGTGTATTTTCTCCGGGATTCCACCTGATCCTTGGAAGTGAGAGACAAGAGCAGCAATTTGAAGAGGGTTCAGTAGGGGAGGCAAAACCTGTCCCTGGCAGGTGACTAGGGCACCTGGGTCCGGCTCAAAGCAGCACCACTTGTTTGCCAGTGACACTGCACAGGTTGTATCAtgctctgggcctcggttttcccatctgtaaaatgaggatagtatTACCTGCTCCTTCTGTTGCAATGGTCAAAAAGAGGTAAGGCATAAAAAGGCTCTTTGCCCATAACGTGCTTCTTACACATGCCAGGTGTTGTTACAAACATACCAAGGAGGGGGATAAACTGACCCAGAGTCCCAATTAGCTTGGTGTGCCTCAGATTGGTAGTGGTGGGGGTCAGTTTACACGTTGCAACATGAAACTTCAAAGCAAGAAGGGACCCCGTATTTGTTTGCTTATTCACGAAgacatgtcaggcactgtgcgaGGCACTGGGGACGCCTCAAAGAATAAGACACATGCAGTCTCTGTGCTCAGGGAGTTCCCATCAGGTGAGGGACAGACATTGGCCAAATAGTTTGACTAAGAATGTAGGACAGCACTCAGGTAATGACTAGGAAGAAAAGGAACCTCGCTCCATGAGAAATGAATTCAGAAGGTGGAGtcttagagacagagagaggcaatGGCTTGagcaaaggtcctggggtagcaggaaataaaatacagcaggGCAACTGAAAGGCAGAGGGCAAGTGCAGGAGAGGGTTAGGGCCCTGCAGCTGGGGGAGGCCAGACCAGGCAGGCCCTAAAAAACCCTCTTAAGGattttagtcattattttaaGAATAGTAAGAATCATTAAAGAGATGTAAGCAGGAGTGGGGACTTGACATAGTTTCATCTCTGTTTCCAAAAGACCACCTTGGCCAAGGCATGGGTGATGATGGGCATGGTCATGAGTTCAAGCCCATTTTGGGAGCTAAGGTACAAGGGGTTCCCAGGTCAGCCTCCCTGTCCTGCGCACCCTCCCTCATCAAACAGAAAGTAGGTCAACAGCCCAGAGCTGAAGAGCATAGGCCAAGACCCCGGCTGTCTGGTTTGAATCCAGTTTTGTCCTCCAGTGGCTATGGCCCCGGGGCAAGCGATGGCCTAGCCATGTCTCATGCCCTGGTTTCgaaatctataaaatggagaggGGACCGATTACAGCCTCGGTTTTAAAGCTGAGGCTAAAATAGCCCCTACCTCATAAGGGTGTTGCAGAGACTAAGTTAATATGCTTACAGCACCCTTTGAGTGATGACCAGCAAAACACTGCATCAGCCCCGCCCAGCCGGTGGCTGGTCCACGACAGAGGGATGAGACCTTCCCCACACAGACTCCCTGAAGCATTACAAGCAGTGAGACTTCAAGCAAGTACAGCGTCGGGGCTTCTCAGTGAGTATGAGGGGCGGAGCCGGCCCAGAACACCAGACTTCCGTCTGGCTTGTGAGGACTTCAAAAGCGGTGGGTCCTTTGTAGTCTCCACTGAAAACAGTCATGCAATTATCACCTTCACCTTTTCAGTCCCCAGACTCCAAGTTCTACAGGACCCTACAGCCAGCAGGCCCTTTCATCCAGCTTTCACTCAGTCCCCGCATCCCCCACAATGTCTGGGGCTGGCCCGAGTGACACGTTACGGTGGGCTGGGACCTCCTCTTACAGGGGCTGCCTGTCACCCCCTGGGTGGCCCGAGGCAAGCCGTTTGAATTCTCCTTAGAGGAGGAGGTCTGGTCTCCAGGAGAGGTTTCAAACTGCTCTGAGAAGGccgctgggggctggggctgagggagggagtgagcaggcaggaggccagcagccccacccgccccaccacacacacacacacacacacacacacacacacacacccacccacccacccagagcCACTGGGTTTTCAGTATTAAAGTTTATACTGAATTTACACGTACGGCTTCATGTGAACACAAATGCTGATGCCAAAAGATATTTCTGAAACGACTAGACTCGACCCCCTTCCTTTCTATGACCTGGATCATATCTGTGATTTATGGGCAGTTTGTAACTGGCTCTGCCAGTTCCCTAAGTCTCGgagtggagggaaaggaagagccCCGCTCCCTGACCTCCGAGCCTCATGCTGCCGTTCCCAGCTAGCCCTCCAGAGTTCCGGGGGATGGGTTCGCTAggagcccccaccccgcccaccccacccacacCGGGGATCAGCACGTCACATCCCTGGCAAGAGTCAGGACGGGGCAGAGCCACCCGGTCACTAACCCTCCAAGGTCCCCCAGGAGTTTCAGGTCGAGTGGCTTGTTTTTACCGCTCAACCATGTACCAAGCGATTTTATCGCTCAGTCACTGTTTTCTGAAGCTCTGTTTGCTCCAGGTTCTACTTGCCGGGCACGTCTTGCCGATGGAGGTAAGTCCTTGCAAAGGGAGGTGAGGACTCCTGTCCTTTTACAGGAGGGTGTgaggctcccctcccccagcagacacacacttgcacacacatcCCTCCACGTACACACACCAGACTCCCTCGTCTGCACCTCATCAGCACTCCCAAAGCACGCACACCCTACCTGCACGCCCACCTCTCCCGCTGCCCCCCCACAGCCCACACACCCAACACGTCCACAATCCATCACAGataccctctccccacacccctcacaTACCCAGATTCCCCTCACCTACACCCCCACACATGCACATAAAAACCTCACACTCTTGTGGCTCCCCACCCCATCCACactactgacacacacacacaccctcacaacCTGCCATGCACCTACCAGAAACACACACCCCTGGAGGCAAATACACACAAACATTCCCACGCCACCACAGTGAACGCCAAGGGGCACGgaaggcccccagcccccagccctggagaGTTAACTTTCTCCAACACACGGGCTCTCCTCTCTGCCTCGGAGGGGCCAATCAGAGCAGAGCCAGGCAGATCGGCCCTGGGTCTGCGTGGATGGCCAAATGTTCTTCTAATCCCAGGAGGAGTTTTTAATCTAGAGGGAGCGATACAGCAAGTACACAATGCCTCCCAAAGTACACAGAACATGCATTCCACGAGGGAGGCACAGCCTCACACGGGGCTCTGAAAGCCCAGATAAGGAAGAGGTCCTCTGGCTTGGTGCCGGGGGCAGGGGGCCGGGGGGAGGGGCGTCAGATGTCTGGCCTGGGTCCTGAGCGACAGGTGAGACAGGCAGAGCTGGCCCCTGGCAAGAGCCGGCGGGAAGGACTGCGGAAAGGGAAGACAGAGAGTGGCCTGGAAAGGGTGGGCAGACAGACACGTGGGACCAGGTTGGCCGTGCTCATTGCTGAACTTGGAGGATGTTGAAAGCCAGATGAGGATTCTGACACTTGGAAAGCAAGGAGGAACTTTCAATGACTTTTTGGACCAGAGAGCAACAGAGCACGGCCCTGCTTGAGGAAGAGGAACCGGGGCTCACATGCAGAATGGGTTGGGAGGAGAGGCCCGGAGACAGGGAGCCCATTTGAAAGTAGATGGCACGTGATAAGAGATCGAGCCAAAAGGAGGGccacagggaggagggagagggacagagacagcgTGAATGGAGGACAGACGGGCCGGCAGACATCCTGGTCCCTGGCGGGGGATGGCAGAGCCAAAGGCTTCAGAAAGCACTGCCTCCCATGGAACAAGGGCGGTCCGGAGAAGGCACGGGTTTGC
This is a stretch of genomic DNA from Camelus bactrianus isolate YW-2024 breed Bactrian camel chromosome 16, ASM4877302v1, whole genome shotgun sequence. It encodes these proteins:
- the LOC123619920 gene encoding transmembrane protein 238-like, whose amino-acid sequence is MLLGRPWGRCHPGRCALFLGLALLLDTLGLALLLVGIFAPLDYWDFLVYTGSVILAFSLLLWVIWYSLNIEVSLEKLDL